The genomic region ATTAGGtaaaaaacgagaaaaaaaacacaggtattttgcacattttaattaagttaCTTGGATACTtggttaaaatgtttttgcCAACAATTCTGTACTTTTCCAGTCCGAAAAGTATGCAAATAAACCTGAAAATTTTTCCACTTTTCTTGACACATTAGGGTAATAAAATAGCCGTAATAAACGTTTCCATTCGTTCAAATCAAATTGGGTTGTTTACTCAACGCTTAGTCATTTCCATTAGAAACATTTCACACCTGTTATTGGCAGCAACTCGGCCCAAATGGTGGCAACACTTGCTATCTTGATTCTtgctaaacaaaatttaattttcaaacattcaaaaaatgGCGTCGTACGGTGAATGGTGCGAAGAGCAACTATCAAAACTTTCCAACGAAGACACCCGGATTCCGGTCTTGCAAGAAATGAAAGACTTTCTAACGACAATCCCTCGCGAAGAAATAACAAGAACAGCCACTTCGCTCCAGCTACCCGCGGTTTTCGACTGCTTGAACGACTCAAACAGGTAACATAACCTATAAAGTGCTGTGTCAACATAAACATTCCTCACAATTTTTTCAGCGAACAGGTCGATTTAGCTTGCGACGTCCTCGCACTCTGTATGACGAATTTAAATTTGGGCGAAAGCACTAATAAATACGGAGTTTTTTTAGAAAGAGCGTTAAATCACCCATTTCCAGGAGTCAAACTGATGGCCCTGAATGAGATCCAGCGCAATGTAGAAAACGAGGACGTTCTGGTCGACCTGTGCAAGAGAGAGTCGCTCTTGATCAATATTATTGGCTGTTTGGGGGACAACGATCTGGGGGTGGCAAAACAAGCGTCTGAGGTTATCAAAATCGTGGGACTGTCAAGTGTTGGAATTAAACAGTTGATCAGTGCCGACATTTTAAAAGCGCTGCACGAGATCATGGAAGTCAATGAGATTGTCAGATTTAGAGTGTACGAAGTTAGTATTGTCAACTGCAACTTCACACTTGAATAcagtttaattgttttttagtTATTAATTGAAATTAGTGTACAGTCAGAATCTAATTTTAATCTTCTAAAATCGACAGGACTGCTACCCCAGATTTTAAATGAGTTAGATAACATTGATGTTTTGCTCAGATTGAATGTCTTGGAGTTGTTATCACAGTTAGGTTTAACTAAACATGGCTACAACTACTTGGAATTAAATGATACTTTAAAGAAATTAGCTGGAATGCTTGAAGGGGATGATATTTTAACAATCCAATTGTGTGAACCTggtaattttgtttctttttgttttgtttaatgaaaaacttgaattaaatcattttaggtgtattgaaattttttggtaACATGGCGCACTGGAAACCCATGGAAATGCTAGCGAAATACCCAAATCTGTTCCAGAGAATATTCAATAATTTAGACAGTGGAGACTTTACAATTATTGGAGTATCGGTGGAGACTCTTGGCCACATAGGTCTCTCCAATGATGGTAAAATCACCCTAGATTCGACCGGTTGCTCTATAGAAAACGCAATTAAAAGCGTTTCTAAATCGCTGCCCTCAGTACCAAGCGAGACCAAAGTTAGAAGTCTAAACTGTTTGGAAAATTTGCTTCAAATCGAGGAACCGAACAACCAAATAATGGCAATCACTAAAAAGTGGTACAGCCTCATCGACGACAATCCAACGGATTTTATTTGGAATTATGCGAAAAATCCATTTTCTGAATTGAGACTTGGCGGTTTCGGCGTTTTAAAGGCGATTGCTGGACAGGTGTGGGGACAAGAAGCTATCAGAGATACTCCTGGTGAGATGGAGGCAATCTtcgaacaaaatattttattttattcgttttaGGAATGCTGGAATTTCTGCTCGACAGAAACGTAGAAACCATGAAAGAATGTAAGGAGGCTAAGTACGgtattgtggaattgttggccAACAGTGAAGTTTTTGATCACGTGGCTACCAAGAAATTGGACAAATTCATTAAGGAGGGACCTTTTTATGTCCAAGCAGTGATGGAAGTTGCAATTGAAGGAAATGattaagttttattatttgtttgtaTCAGTCatgtattcatttattttattgtaataaaattaatacttaataatttgttaaaacactAGCAATAAGCAAACAGGCACATTTAGGTACACCTATTACAAGAACCACCAAAGTTTCCGTTCTTCAGAAATGTATATACCATtcaagaataaataaaataaacccGCAGTTATCTCATATTATTTTGTTCTCCACTCTTtacgtgttattaaaataactaaaatacATAGTATTTACTAGTACATTTAAGTTTTCAATTTGCCGCAAAAACTAAATGCTGGCGGTTCAAGGTCGTTGGAATCTAGCCTGAAGATTAAAGTGACCGCCAAAAGTGCCGCTTCTTAAAGCTGGTTTATCAAACACGTTCTCGCAGTAAAAACGCTGTAATCGGCACTGTCGCAAAGTTTCATTCTACTATTTCAATGTGTCCGTTTAGCGCGAGAATGCATCTAGCGCATAGCCAAAGCACGCTCCACCCCTAATTGCTCAAGCGCGgatttaaatattgaaaattaaaacgccgactacacctgacctgacctgaaaaATGATGTGACAGCGTCCTTATATCGAAAAGAACTATTATTTTGCACGTTTGAACCTGATATCTGCGGCCGCCGCAATTTCTGATCACGCGCTGTGCCAGTGCTTTGGCTATGCGCTAAATGCATTCTTGCCGTTAACATAAGACtaaggctagggccacactacagactaaaTAATCGGCCGATAATTTAGTCCTATTGGGTAGCTTCCGCGCCCACCAGGTAAACTAAACTGTTTTCGATCAATCTGTCGGCCGACTACAATCGCTTTAGTGTGCGCACTCACATAAGTCCTCatacttattaagcaaccaacTAAACTGTCGGCCGATGAAAAGTCTGTAGTGTAGCCCTAGCCTAAGAGCCATAAGAGTTGGTTTAGCAAGTCGGCGCAGTCGCAGTCGCTGCAGTAAACGATGTAATGTAGAGTAGAATAAGTGTTCTGTGCTGTAATCAGTGAAATTGAACTTCGGCGATAACGACTGCGACGGAGTATTGTTTATACGTCGGTGTTCTGTGGTGTAATAACCAGGATATCGCCAGTCTtccgccaaaatttaaatatttgaaaattcaaattaaacccGCGAAATTGAACAAATTGGCCATGtagtgatcgtcatcgaagcaGAAGGACCTCTACGTTGTGTGTTTTGTACAAAATGGCGGCAGACTAGCTCGGGATGCAAATGGCGGGCCTGCAGGGTGGACaaacttcgaaataaaaatgcataaatcgGTGGGAGGAcgcctgtatttattttatgtagaCATGAATAAATACATTCTCGTTTTCATCTACAGTGCTAATTGATATCACACCCGATCACATGATACATTAAATATTCAGCGGTGCAACTTTACATGACAACaagaaaaatacataataacaCAATAAATTTGGTCTATCTACCTCTGCAAGAGTGTAGAAAAAGTAAGAGTTCCCtttcttttgtttggtttttttgtCGGGATGAAActaaacaacaataaataataacggTTGCTCAGAACCTAAACTCGTAATACAAGAACAAAGCGGCACCGTGAAACAAGTGATAGTTGTTATTACGAATGGACACTGTAAATGGGATGAGTAAAACCCTCAAAAATCATCTACAAACGATGGCACACCATAATCTTTTCAGTGTTTAAAGTTATACAACATGTTACATAAAATTGCTCAGCAAgactatacttgggccaaccaacagatatagtaataaaaaaaagggtaTTAATATAATGttcaccaaattaaattatacacCCCTAGCGCTGTcctccaaaaaattaaattaacatgaAAAATTCCTAGTGGACACCAAATAATGACACTTTGGAAAATGAGAACAGCGTCACCAAAATAGGAATGTTGCGTATTGTTTTACTGTTGCTTGTATTGTAAATGCTATATGCTTACCTATTTTACTAAATGTTCACCAAATGTGGAACGCTCACGTTACGCGCCTTTACtgcaaatataaatattcacgCTATCCATTTATATTAAGCACTTGCTAAAGAAAACtactttttcgaaaactgaTAAAAATATGTTCACATTTACATGACGTAAATcgattgtcaaagtgactgtttttttgttcactgGATTTATAGTccggacaaaataaatgtgaattctgactttattaagtcaaattatttaacaacatgataacgataataaagatttattggtaGGTCGTTCTCGAAAAGGGGTGGGTATATAAATACAGCGAGTTTTCGAAATTCTACCTGCAACTTTGGTGGTGGATATCCATCTGTTTCCCAtcataaatctttattattgttttctttacattttgatttgaacatgttgttaaataatttgacttaataaaatcaggattcacatttattttgtccggACTATACAATCTAGAACAAAAAAGACTTTTACGTTCAGCAATTTTTGATTGAAGAAGAGGTCACAATTTCGCAATTTCTTAGCTTTATATTCCAAATAAGCCAGTATCACACTTTCAGACacgttctttaatttcttagaGCCACACCAATTCATGAAATCCTTATAAGCAGATTCATATTGTCTTGGAGGCTTTTCCGGAATAAGACTAAAAACTGCACTTCGTGCCGTTTCTAATACATACATAGGAATGTTTgccgtttatttttatttatcgtgagaaaataatgatgcaaaaaattgTCTTAGAAAAGTAGCGTTATCGCggagtaaaaaatatttaatttttgcaatttttgttcaaaaagagACGGCAATTGGGCTAGATTATTGTTTTGTAACCTTGGATACGGATAATTCGAACCGGTATCAACCTAGGcatatttttgtacatatctCAGCAACGCTttgatctgaaaattataaggTAAGGAATGCGGTTGCTGTATTGAACAAAGTTAGAAGAGTTATATCACATAATATCATCTTAAGAATTAttcaaaacttttttcaacaagttCTTACTTGCTTCACGGCATACTCCCTGCAACGCTTTGGAGTCGGAATGCTTTAATTATAAGATACTCTGTATGAGAGGCTAATAAGAAGTCTAAATCTGGGTatccatttgaaattgaatatagtataaaatatagtaaacatttagtattttttttttactgcatAAATACCGgctgtattatgaaaaacctttggtgctataacttccttattttttatccgattttaataaatgatatgtcaaacaaaaccgttttaaatgggctacaatttgaactgatccaatatttgttcttcagttctgtttttgacaaataatagtcaacttttttttttcaaatggcactattaactttttttgctcagttttatagagatttttattttaaatatgaaaatgtaaacaacaaacaagaaattaaaaaacgatgtatttttttttaaattaagcagacacattaaaattaaacagtaataaaaatggattctaattttgcaaagtgactaagacagctatggacattcaagacaatgtctatttgactccgGCCAATAATAgagatgatttaataaaaagaattgtagcagtatgtgaacaaataccaccagaatttttattaaacgccgcaatgggcgtcagtggaaggtgtcgaatgtgccttagagaatggaagtaatttcaaacatttgctatagtaaagttatggttacttgatttttggaaattctattttttttattaaaaacaaatttttatttttttattttaatgtttatgtattcagaaaataaacatctatcagaataaagataaaaaaatatacagtgcaacttaaaaaaacaaagttagctgcggtctgtcaaaaaatataatattaaaaaaaaatcatagcatgtcgggctatagtgtttctaaaacgattttgtttgacgtatcatttgttaaaatcggataagacactaacaaaaattaaatatctgGTTATCATTTCAGAATTAAATATGGAATACAATTTGGTGAACATATAGCATTTTTAGGtaacaaaagttatttttagtAGCAAATAATATAAGAAACTAGCAGGATGTCAATATCTGGTTATCGCTCTAGGATTATGTATGGTTTTGATTTTGGTGagcatttagtatttttgggaaacgaaagtatttttttgtatgaataaatttggtaaatttggTAAACAGTTAAATACCACCCtaaaaaaaaggggatgtggcctagttgcgtagaacgatatacgccgaagcctgtttcacaatgaagcaggttctttgccatttgtcattcttataagtcttgaaaaaaaaaatattttgtaatacaaatcgaaaaatgccaaaaaaacaaacaaagataaacacgtggtcaaactcaCGAAGCGAAGTTAAAATGAATGAGATGCcggatgccgtcaagtaatttttgtggatgttttcttaaaacttcaattgtGTCAGTTGGGAGTGAGTATACCAAGTCCTTCATGTACCCCCACAAGAAGTAGCACGGAAATTCTCTAGATTCGCGGAGCACCCCGACGCTTGACCTCACACCAACACACTATCTATGTATTCACTAGTCGAAAATGAACtcgccattttcacaaaattttagcttaaatcACAGAATCAACACGTAAACATCTGCCTTGTCGaacaaaactaactaaaaactaTACCTCGGCCGCAGAGCGCAAAAActgtattctaaaaacacaatgttttgctttcattttacaatagttatttatgcattaagagcataattttgcattttgctgcTCGCATCGTCATATTGATGCCAGAGGCGCTAGCCGAGGGCATTAAGACGATAAGAGCAGCAAAATGCAATTTATGCTCGtaatgcatacaaaattttatgcgCTGCcctcaaaaactgaaaaaaccaacacaaaaatttccttggtattaatttaaacaaagtaGCCAAAGattgataatttttccaaactaCCGTAACTacgaaattttgtaaacaagtgGCAGACATTTGCTTTTGTGTGCaaaagatttttcaatttagctGAAAATGGTAAGAAGACTACACAGTACACTGAAGATGTTTATCTCGcttacttttttgaaaaatccaaCAACTACAAGTCTTCGAGTTTGTGGAGTTTTTACTCTATGTTA from Tenebrio molitor chromosome 8, icTenMoli1.1, whole genome shotgun sequence harbors:
- the LOC138136215 gene encoding 26S proteasome non-ATPase regulatory subunit 5; its protein translation is MASYGEWCEEQLSKLSNEDTRIPVLQEMKDFLTTIPREEITRTATSLQLPAVFDCLNDSNSEQVDLACDVLALCMTNLNLGESTNKYGVFLERALNHPFPGVKLMALNEIQRNVENEDVLVDLCKRESLLINIIGCLGDNDLGVAKQASEVIKIVGLSSVGIKQLISADILKALHEIMEVNEIVRFRVYELLIEISVQSESNFNLLKSTGLLPQILNELDNIDVLLRLNVLELLSQLGLTKHGYNYLELNDTLKKLAGMLEGDDILTIQLCEPGVLKFFGNMAHWKPMEMLAKYPNLFQRIFNNLDSGDFTIIGVSVETLGHIGLSNDGKITLDSTGCSIENAIKSVSKSLPSVPSETKVRSLNCLENLLQIEEPNNQIMAITKKWYSLIDDNPTDFIWNYAKNPFSELRLGGFGVLKAIAGQVWGQEAIRDTPGMLEFLLDRNVETMKECKEAKYGIVELLANSEVFDHVATKKLDKFIKEGPFYVQAVMEVAIEGND